The genomic window ACGACATCTTCCATCTTCTTAGCTTATTCTCCctgtttgttctttttctcccttttgtttttttttgtacttcctcacctctggtgagagATGACTCTATCCTTGTATTTCTGTTTTAACCTTTGTACTTCtgttttttattggtttatccatatttaattaaaaaaaaattaacacatttttaatttgttattaagTAATGGGCATTCTAGCAAAAAGCCACgaaactaacttttttttatatgcgAATTTTGTGTGAAATCCCTCcaaactaaaattaataataaattaccGGCGTTTATCCgctaaatattttttcaattcaactccactaaaaaaaaatttcccggCGCCTTGTAAACAAACACagctaatgaaaatattttcttgCGCTTTAATCCCTCAAAGCCCACAAAATAACAAGCCGACGTTTACGGAAACAAAAACACtgcacaataaaaaatattagcgGGGTTTATATAAAATGGCACTAAAATAACGCCGCGAAAAGCTTAATTTGGTATAGTGCTTGTATCTCTTCTGCACATGTTATGTGTACTGTTTTAATAAATCGTGgttaattcattttaattaaaaaaataaaaattggactCACTTCACACACACACGTCATATCTTAAccgtatatttaaaaaaagtcgAGCTCACTGCCCCTCACATGAGGAAGCtcttgttattttaaaatatttgtccTTCGTCATAAGCTAGCACTATCTGGGCGGCCCTgcaatatttacatatatacacataatttttaatttgatattttattatatagtaaataataattttcaaagattAAAAGACATTCATTATGAATTTCCAACCACTCAAGGGGttaaacgaaaaaaaaaaaaactatttatctCTTGATTCAatagaagataatttttttcaagtttaaattaaatatgaaaaatatcttAATAATGTCTGTatcttaataatataaaaacgaAAGAAGATAAATGTTTAAATCAAGATAAAataactgatttttttaattaatcaattaattaattatatatataactccaagggcattttagttttaaatataattaaaaaaagcaaattaaatCTCAAATATGTCTCAAACTTTAATATGGTTTTATAAAACAGTTATTATTAGAATTAATAAATGGGATTCTCGCGACAGTATCACCGTCAAAATCATGGATGAATCCCGAGGGTGGAGCTCGAGCTTCCCGCGTCTCTCGCGCATCTCTCGCTCTTTCCATGCTTCGCGGTTGGGGCATTTTGTCGAAAACCTCGTCAGCATTCCGTCCTACTGCTCcaaaatgtttctttttttctcatttccGCGTATCGGGAATAGCTCCGTCGACTTCGCTGGTAGCGTGGCTACCACCTGGAATCACGGCCCTCTATGCCCTTCTGATGTCGTGGCGTCTCGGGTTCAGAGAGTTGAAAAGTTTCCATCCCTCTTTTGCCCGCTTTGCTCATTTTCTACTCGTCCTTGTTCCCCTTTGAGTGCTCTGGAATCGCATCCTCTTTGCTTCGTCAACTGATTTCCAGCCAATCTCTTTATTTGAATCAATCGGTTATTTATCGTGTGCGTCGCTCTCAGTTCGTTGCTTGCGAGGAAATCGGCGCAAGGGTAATCTTTTAGAaggttttttttacttatttttggaTTGAACTAGCGAACGTCTATGTCTTGCTTGATTGAAGcagatttcttatttttatttgaattaatctAAATCTAGGTGCCTTGCAGGTGAATTGTCATGAATTCTAATATCAAATTCAATTCTTTTATTGATATTGAGGAACTAAACTCCAGGGATCAAAATGAATCTCAATTTTTCATTAAGCGAAGTAGCACGTTCTATAATATTCTTCATAGATTTCTGAAAGAAGGAAACAAGTCGATTACCAACATTGCTGAAAATCTGGCAAGAAGAGCCACTGATAACAGGTTATTACTGCTCTTGTGGTTCCTCTAAAGTTGCAGCTTCATGCTATCATGGTGTTGtggttcttttttaaaaaaagtattgacttttttgtatttttaaccATGAAAAGCAAGgctcatttaatttaatttaatttaatttaatttttttttgaaaaagtggatcaAGGCTCATTTAATTGCAAAGGTTTTTTTATCAGTAAGGGTGGATAGGATACtgtccaacaacaacaacttaaGGAATGTTCACAAGTGAACTGTAAATTTGAGCCTATGTTAATGTGATTATGTGTCTGTTTACAAGTTGACAGATtgctcaaacaaccaaatgGCAATTATATGCATTGTATTTTTCTGAAAGTAATTGTGTGAGTCTAATTGCCAGTCTAGACAAATATTCATTCTTTTGTCAAATCAAACTTAGTTTTGCACCCTATACTTGTGCAGGATATTGCATGAACCTCAAACAAGAATCAGTGATGCCATTGATGAAAATGGAAAGCTTCACAACGGAAGTAAAACAAAATCTGGACCCCTTTTCTCTGGATTAGCGTACTGCATTTCTTCCTGTAGCATGATCTTGCTGAATAAACTCGTTCTGTCTGGCTATGGTTTTGATGCAGGAGTATCACTGATGCTCTACCAGGTAATAATACTCATCATGGCACACTGTGCACCTTTATGTCTTGGGTAGATTGCCACTATCACGACCTAATTTCTCATACTGAATATTGATAAACGTAACTTGTGGGGatttgattttcaaatataCTGATGTATTCCATTGAGGGTGGaaagaaaaaattcaattaactaCTCTCCGCATCTGCGGGCATAGATAGATACTTTATCTAAACTTGGATTTTTGGGGTAGCAAAGTGAATAACATGCATTGCATCCGTTAAGTTTGTTGCTTATCTTCTGAGGGTGGTTAATAATGCAGAATTTTGTAAGTGTCATGATCGTTCTAGCACTGGAGTTCCTTGGAGCAGTCTCCACAGAAAAGCTGACATGGAAGCTGGTCCGAGTTTGGATTCCTGTGAATCTTATATTTGTCGGCATGCTGGTGACGGGCATGTATAGCTTGAAGCACATAAATGTTGCAATGGTGACAATATtaaagaacatgacaaatattTTAACCGCCTTTGGTGAAATCTATCTTTTCAAGAAGCGCCAGAATGGAAAAGTTTGGGTTGCTCTTTTTCTAATGGTATGCTCTTTCTTCTTGGTTGCGTTACATGAATCAATCAAGCTATGTCTGTAaagaaattttagttttttttttatttttaataaatgtggacAAGCTGTGAACCCTCAAACTTCGAGTCGGAAGAGAACCCCGAGTCAAATCTTTGACTTATGAGGGTTCCAAGTACCACTCTCCTATTGTAAGGTAGTTGGCTTCTATGTCTTTTATAgcatttttaaatgtatatgaAGAAATGGTTGATTTTAGTCAAGTTATATAAGTAGGGTCTTGCAagcaattttttatgaaaagaaatattGGTGCTGAAAATTTGATTGTGCATTCGGTTTAGACATGTTG from Dioscorea cayenensis subsp. rotundata cultivar TDr96_F1 chromosome 9, TDr96_F1_v2_PseudoChromosome.rev07_lg8_w22 25.fasta, whole genome shotgun sequence includes these protein-coding regions:
- the LOC120268718 gene encoding GDP-mannose transporter GONST2-like; the encoded protein is MNSNIKFNSFIDIEELNSRDQNESQFFIKRSSTFYNILHRFLKEGNKSITNIAENLARRATDNRILHEPQTRISDAIDENGKLHNGSKTKSGPLFSGLAYCISSCSMILLNKLVLSGYGFDAGVSLMLYQNFVSVMIVLALEFLGAVSTEKLTWKLVRVWIPVNLIFVGMLVTGMYSLKHINVAMVTILKNMTNILTAFGEIYLFKKRQNGKVWVALFLMIVSAVSGGITDLSFDAMGYTWQIMNCVLTASYSLTLRKVMDTAKQSTKSGSLNEVSMVLLNNSLSVPFAIVLIILSDEWGYVSKSDVIQLPMFWVAATVSGLLGLAISFTSLWFLNQTSPTTYSLVGSLNKIPISICGILLFKVPVSLPNLFSILFGLFAGVFFAKAKMS